From Dehalococcoidia bacterium, a single genomic window includes:
- the mce gene encoding methylmalonyl-CoA epimerase: MIQKVHHVGIAVQDLEAALRFYRDVLGLPLHKQAVVEEQGVRAALLAIGQSEIELLEPTGPDTPVGRFIARRGEGLHHICFQTDDVAQELEGLKAKGVELVDQQPRRGLAGLICFLHPRAHHGVLVELAQPLEE; this comes from the coding sequence TTGATCCAGAAGGTGCACCACGTGGGCATCGCCGTGCAGGACCTGGAGGCTGCCTTGCGATTCTATCGCGATGTACTTGGGCTGCCGCTACATAAGCAGGCGGTGGTGGAGGAACAAGGGGTGAGGGCTGCCCTTCTGGCCATCGGCCAGAGCGAGATCGAGCTACTGGAGCCCACCGGGCCCGATACGCCCGTGGGCCGGTTCATAGCTCGCCGGGGCGAGGGCCTGCACCACATCTGCTTCCAGACGGACGATGTGGCCCAGGAACTGGAAGGGCTCAAGGCCAAGGGAGTAGAGCTGGTGGACCAGCAGCCGAGGCGGGGCCTGGCCGGGCTTATCTGCTTCCTTCACCCCAGGGCTCATCACGGCGTGCTAGTAGAGCTGGCCCAGCCCCTGGAGGAGTGA
- a CDS encoding cobalamin B12-binding domain-containing protein → MDGQRRVKIVIAKPGLDGHDRGAKVVARALRDAGFEVVYTGIRQTPENIAETVLQEDADALGLSILSGAHLELFPRVVEELKKRGLEDVVLFAGGIIPQEDVPALQAMGFRAIFGPGSSTHDIVNWVRENVRPRGAEARA, encoded by the coding sequence ATGGATGGCCAGAGGAGGGTCAAGATCGTCATCGCCAAGCCCGGCCTAGACGGGCACGATCGGGGGGCCAAGGTGGTGGCCAGGGCCCTGCGGGATGCGGGGTTCGAGGTGGTCTATACGGGCATCCGCCAGACCCCGGAGAACATCGCCGAGACGGTCCTCCAGGAGGATGCCGACGCCCTGGGCCTCTCCATCCTCTCGGGTGCCCATCTGGAGCTCTTCCCGCGAGTGGTGGAAGAGCTCAAGAAGCGAGGCCTGGAGGACGTGGTGTTGTTCGCCGGCGGGATCATTCCCCAGGAGGACGTGCCGGCCCTGCAGGCCATGGGCTTTCGGGCCATCTTCGGTCCTGGCAGCTCCACCCACGATATCGTGAACTGGGTGCGGGAGAACGTCAGGCCGCGGGGGGCGGAGGCGAGGGCGTGA
- a CDS encoding methylmalonyl-CoA mutase family protein, whose protein sequence is MSEDHTLSKAEWLEKRYRPSLSRLPERQEPMETSFGMPVEPLYTPDDLEGWDYHQKLGYPGEYPFTRGVQPSMYRARLWTMRQYAGYGDAEESNRRYHYLLQQGQTGLSVAFDLPTQIGYDSDHPMAQGEVGKVGVAISSLADMELLFRGIPLEKVTTSMTINATAAILLAMYVAVAKKQGADLRKLGGTIQNDILKEYIARGTYIFPPKPSLRLITDVFAWCKDHLPQWNTISISGYHIREAGSTAVQEVAFTFANAIAYVQAAIDAGLQVDEFAPRLSFFFAAYTNLLEEVAKFRAARRMWARIMRERFGAKDPRSMMLRFHTQTGGATLTAQQPENNIIRTTIQALAAVLGGTQSLHTNSMDEALALPSEKAVQIALRTQQIIAYESGVADVIDPLGGSYYVEKLTDIIEEEAQRYIDRIDDMGGALAAIEMGFQQREIQEAAWRYQQMVDQGQKVVVGVNRFRTDGQELPLELLRVRQEVVSRQLERLRRVRAERDEAKVHHLLRLLEDAARSDANLMPLFIECVENYVTLGEICDVLRRVFGEQKEFMVF, encoded by the coding sequence ATGAGCGAGGATCACACCCTGAGCAAAGCGGAATGGCTGGAAAAGCGGTATCGGCCCTCTCTGAGCCGTTTGCCGGAGCGTCAGGAGCCCATGGAGACCTCCTTCGGCATGCCCGTCGAGCCCCTTTACACCCCCGATGACCTGGAGGGATGGGACTACCACCAGAAGCTGGGCTACCCAGGTGAGTACCCCTTCACGCGAGGCGTCCAGCCCAGCATGTACCGGGCTCGCCTCTGGACCATGCGCCAGTATGCCGGATATGGGGACGCCGAGGAGTCCAACCGCCGCTACCATTACCTGCTTCAACAGGGGCAGACGGGCCTTTCAGTGGCCTTCGACCTGCCCACCCAGATAGGCTACGACTCGGACCACCCCATGGCCCAGGGGGAGGTGGGCAAGGTGGGGGTGGCCATCTCCTCCCTGGCTGACATGGAGCTCCTCTTTAGAGGAATCCCCCTGGAGAAGGTCACCACCTCCATGACCATCAACGCCACGGCGGCCATCCTCCTGGCCATGTATGTGGCGGTGGCCAAGAAGCAAGGGGCCGATCTGCGCAAGCTTGGAGGCACCATCCAGAATGACATCTTAAAGGAGTACATCGCCCGCGGCACCTACATATTCCCGCCCAAGCCCTCCCTGCGCCTCATAACCGACGTCTTCGCCTGGTGCAAGGATCACCTGCCCCAGTGGAACACCATCAGCATCTCTGGCTACCACATCCGGGAGGCGGGAAGCACGGCGGTGCAGGAGGTGGCCTTCACCTTCGCCAACGCCATTGCCTATGTGCAGGCGGCCATCGATGCCGGCCTGCAGGTGGACGAGTTCGCCCCCCGTCTGAGCTTCTTCTTCGCTGCCTACACCAACCTGCTGGAGGAGGTGGCCAAGTTCAGGGCGGCCCGTCGCATGTGGGCCCGCATCATGCGGGAGCGGTTCGGGGCCAAGGACCCCAGGTCCATGATGCTGCGCTTCCACACCCAGACAGGGGGAGCGACCCTCACCGCTCAACAGCCGGAGAACAACATCATCCGCACCACCATACAGGCCCTCGCGGCCGTCCTCGGGGGTACCCAGAGCCTCCACACCAACTCCATGGACGAGGCCCTGGCCCTGCCCAGCGAGAAGGCTGTGCAGATCGCTCTCCGTACCCAGCAGATCATCGCCTATGAGTCAGGGGTGGCAGATGTCATCGACCCCTTGGGGGGCTCCTATTACGTGGAGAAGCTCACGGACATCATCGAAGAGGAGGCCCAACGGTACATCGACCGTATCGACGACATGGGTGGGGCGTTGGCGGCCATCGAGATGGGCTTCCAGCAGCGGGAGATCCAAGAGGCCGCCTGGCGATACCAGCAGATGGTGGATCAAGGCCAGAAGGTGGTGGTAGGTGTCAACCGCTTCCGCACCGATGGCCAAGAGCTGCCTCTGGAGCTCCTGCGGGTGCGACAAGAGGTGGTGAGCCGGCAGTTGGAGCGGCTGCGGCGGGTGCGGGCGGAGCGGGACGAGGCCAAGGTGCATCACCTGCTGCGCCTGCTGGAAGACGCCGCCCGCAGCGATGCCAACCTCATGCCCCTGTTCATAGAGTGCGTAGAGAACTATGTGACCCTTGGCGAGATATGTGACGTCCTGCGGCGTGTCTTTGGCGAGCAAAAGGAGTTCATGGTCTTCTGA
- a CDS encoding ClbS/DfsB family four-helix bundle protein — MGKQELLQQVEEGFQQLLAAVEDLSEEAATRIWYGSWSVRDIIAHIAGWHREMAGALERLARGERPTPEGVDYSDADAWNARFAQAQAGSPWQQVLAELKASKDALLAAAQQVPEERFQEGRAAFRILHNVAIDHYQEHIPAILEWRRREGL; from the coding sequence ATGGGCAAACAGGAGCTATTGCAACAGGTGGAGGAGGGCTTCCAGCAGCTCCTGGCGGCGGTCGAGGACTTGAGTGAGGAGGCCGCCACCCGTATTTGGTATGGCAGCTGGAGCGTCCGCGACATCATAGCCCACATAGCGGGCTGGCACAGGGAGATGGCCGGGGCGCTGGAGCGGCTGGCCCGGGGCGAGCGACCGACGCCCGAGGGGGTCGACTATTCCGACGCGGACGCCTGGAATGCCCGGTTCGCCCAGGCGCAGGCAGGATCCCCATGGCAGCAGGTGCTGGCGGAGCTCAAGGCCAGCAAGGATGCCCTCTTGGCGGCCGCCCAGCAGGTGCCTGAGGAGCGTTTCCAGGAAGGGCGGGCGGCCTTTCGCATCTTGCACAACGTGGCCATCGACCATTACCAGGAGCACATACCTGCCATCCTGGAGTGGCGAAGGAGGGAGGGCCTTTGA